GTATCCCCGCATCGTGTGCCAAAACAGAAAGAGTTTGAAGGGACAAAATAGTTTTGTCAAAAATATTTTTTTAAAGGATACAACACAATATGACCGGAAAACGGATTGATTTGTTGGTTATCGACGACCAGGTGGATATGCTGGAGTCGTTATATGACATACTGCAGGAGTACGGTTATAATGTTACCATGGTTGACAGCGGAGAAAAAGGGATTGAGCTTATTAAAAACAGGTTTTTTGACCTTGCATTAGTTGATATGCAGATGCCGGGGATCGATGGGTTGGGAACCTTCAGGGAAATTCATAAGTTTAGTCCCGCAACTAAAGTGTTGATGATGACCGCTGCGTCAATCGAGGATATGGTGAATGAAGCTCTGAAGGACGGCGCGTTTGCTGTGGTATACAAACCGTTCCAGGTGGAAAAACTTATCGATATGCTGGAACAAGCACGGACCCGGCCGGTAATTTTAGTGGCGGATGACCGCTGGGAAGACCGTGAAGTTATGAAGGATATACTAGAAGAAAAGTATACGGTTGTTACCGCGAAAGACGGTGCGGAAGCTGTGCAGTTAATTGACCGCGGGGGTGTGAATATTGTTTTCCTTGACGTACGCATGCCTGTAATGGATGGTTTCGCTGCGTTGGATGTTATTAAAAAGTCGCATCCTAATGTAGGGGTTATCATGATGACCGGATATAACATGGATGAAGGTGTAGTTGAGAATATAAAAAAAGATGCGTTTGCGCTGATGTATAAACCGTTTCATATGGAAAACGTTTTGTCATTAATAGAATCGTTGCATGAAAAAAAACAGCAGGTTAAGTCAAGTGTAGCGGAAGTGTTGTTGATAGATGACGAGGAAAATGTCAGGGAAACACTGGGAGATATTCTTACGGATGAAGGGTATAAAGTTACAACGGTGTCCACAGGCAAGGGTGCATTTGAGGAAATAAATAAAAAGTTTTTTAATCTTGTTATTACTGACTTTCATCTGCCTGATTCTACGGGGTTGGATATCGCAAAAAAAATTAAGGATGACCACGAAGATATATACATTATTTTGATGACCGGGCAGGCGTCGCTGGATATGGCGCAAAAGGCTATACAACAGGATATTTTTGATTATCTCATAAAACCGGTGAAGCCGGAAGTGTTGATTAAGACTATGAATAAAGCGTTGGATCAGCAGAGGTTGAGGTTAGAGAATAAAAAAATGATGGAAGAACTTAAGCGGATGAACGATGAGCTAAAAAAACTCGATGAGTTAAAGTCAAAATTTTTGTCGATGGTAACCCACGACTTGCGTACGCCGTTGACAAGTATAAAAGGGTATAATTCGTTGTTGCGTATGGGCCGCCGCGGGCCGGTTACTCCTGAACAGATTAAAATTCTTGAGATCATCGACAGAGAAGCTGACCATCTAAATGGTTTGATCGGTGACCTCCTCGATTTATCAAGGATTGAAGCAGGGAAGTTAAAGGTTGAGAAACAATGGGATTCTATTGCCAGTGTCATAGAAGCGGTGTTTAACCGCGTTAAGACTATTGCCGATGGTAAAGGTGTTATTATTGAAAAAGATGTACAGCAGGATATTCCCGCAATATTTATTGATCCTGCGAGGATTGAGCAGGTGCTGACTAATTTTGTTACTAATGCTACAAAACATACGAAGAGCGGGGATAAGATCATAATTATAGGTAAGTATGACGAAAAAGGTAAGAATGTTGTCGTAGAGGTTGTTGATACCGGTGAAGGTATACCGCCGCAGGAGTTAACGAAGTTGTTTAATAAGTTTTATCAGATAGAAGGCGCAATGGGTGAACGTGCTGGGTTAGGGTTGGGGCTTGCGATATGTAAGGAAATAATCAGTCTTCACCGCGGGCAGGTGTATGTGCATAGCGACGGTATTGGGCGCGGGTCAAAGTTCTGGTTTGTTATACCTGTACAGAAAAAAGAGGATGATGCCGTCTCAACGGCGAATTAAGTAGTTAAATATGAAACTGCAAGTGTTGTTAGTAAACAAAAATGTTAAGGAAACGCAGGAGATTAAGGCAGCGTTAATCACATGCGGGTATCTCGTTATTGGGGTGGTATCCCAGGAAGATGGGTTAAAGACTGTTGCCGAGATCCAGCCGG
The sequence above is drawn from the Elusimicrobiota bacterium genome and encodes:
- a CDS encoding response regulator gives rise to the protein MTGKRIDLLVIDDQVDMLESLYDILQEYGYNVTMVDSGEKGIELIKNRFFDLALVDMQMPGIDGLGTFREIHKFSPATKVLMMTAASIEDMVNEALKDGAFAVVYKPFQVEKLIDMLEQARTRPVILVADDRWEDREVMKDILEEKYTVVTAKDGAEAVQLIDRGGVNIVFLDVRMPVMDGFAALDVIKKSHPNVGVIMMTGYNMDEGVVENIKKDAFALMYKPFHMENVLSLIESLHEKKQQVKSSVAEVLLIDDEENVRETLGDILTDEGYKVTTVSTGKGAFEEINKKFFNLVITDFHLPDSTGLDIAKKIKDDHEDIYIILMTGQASLDMAQKAIQQDIFDYLIKPVKPEVLIKTMNKALDQQRLRLENKKMMEELKRMNDELKKLDELKSKFLSMVTHDLRTPLTSIKGYNSLLRMGRRGPVTPEQIKILEIIDREADHLNGLIGDLLDLSRIEAGKLKVEKQWDSIASVIEAVFNRVKTIADGKGVIIEKDVQQDIPAIFIDPARIEQVLTNFVTNATKHTKSGDKIIIIGKYDEKGKNVVVEVVDTGEGIPPQELTKLFNKFYQIEGAMGERAGLGLGLAICKEIISLHRGQVYVHSDGIGRGSKFWFVIPVQKKEDDAVSTAN